A genomic region of Micromonospora sp. NBRC 110009 contains the following coding sequences:
- a CDS encoding LutC/YkgG family protein, producing MTAREVVLARLRAALAAAPPAVPRPGPAPRSQGDRPPGHPDLVDLLQRRLTDYRAEVHRVAAVDVGDTVAGILAAAGARAVVVPAGLPADWRPAAVEVVVDDDLPAARLAELDAVLTAAAVAVAETGTIVLDAGADQGRRAISLLPDLHVCVVHPEQVVGLVPEALTRLTPDRPLTWISGPSATSDIELNRVEGVHGPRRLHVVLTDG from the coding sequence GTGACCGCGCGCGAGGTCGTCCTGGCCCGGCTGCGCGCCGCCCTCGCCGCGGCGCCGCCGGCGGTGCCCCGGCCGGGCCCCGCGCCCCGGAGCCAGGGCGACCGGCCGCCGGGCCATCCCGACCTGGTCGACCTGCTGCAACGGCGGCTCACCGACTACCGGGCCGAGGTGCACCGGGTGGCCGCGGTGGACGTTGGCGACACCGTCGCCGGCATCCTCGCCGCCGCCGGCGCCCGGGCCGTGGTGGTGCCGGCCGGGCTGCCCGCCGACTGGCGGCCCGCGGCGGTGGAGGTGGTGGTCGACGACGACCTGCCCGCCGCCCGGCTCGCGGAGCTGGACGCCGTGCTCACCGCCGCCGCGGTCGCCGTCGCCGAGACCGGCACGATCGTCCTCGACGCCGGGGCCGACCAGGGCCGGCGGGCCATCAGCCTGCTGCCCGACCTGCACGTCTGCGTGGTCCATCCGGAGCAGGTCGTCGGCCTGGTGCCGGAGGCCCTCACCCGGCTCACCCCCGACCGGCCGCTCACCTGGATCAGCGGCCCGTCGGCCACCAGCGACATCGAGCTGAACCGGGTGGAGGGGGTGCACGGCCCGCGCCGGCTGCACGTCGTGCTCACCGACGGCTGA
- a CDS encoding lactate utilization protein B, whose translation MPTTAPRGVGHLRGDEPFPAAARRALADAQLRRNLGHATTTIRAKSGAVIAEVPDWPQLRAAGRAIKSDTMARLPELLEQLEAAVTAAGGTVHWAADAVEANRIVTDLVRATGADRVMKVKSMATQEIGLNEALEAAGIEPVETDLAELIVQLGRDQPSHILVPAIHRNRAEIREIFLREMPGVDPALTDEPAALAAAARRHLRETFLSTRVAVSGANFAVAETGTLAVVESEGNGRMCLTLPETLITVMGIEKVIPTWADLGVFLQLLPRASTGERMNPYTSMWTGVTPGDGPQQVHLVLLDNGRSAVLADEVGRQALHCIRCSACLNVCPVYERTGGHAYGSVYPGPIGAVLSPQLTGVADNASLPYASSLCGACYDACPVMINIPELLVHLRAGSPHSAGEAATMAAAAYTMDHPRLYAAAQRAAGLGRVAGRALPPPLNGWTASRDVPAAPPQTFRQWWAEHRSGS comes from the coding sequence CCGGGGCGGTGATCGCCGAGGTGCCGGACTGGCCGCAGCTGCGGGCCGCCGGCCGGGCGATCAAGAGTGACACCATGGCCCGCCTGCCGGAACTGCTGGAACAACTGGAGGCGGCGGTCACCGCGGCCGGCGGCACCGTGCACTGGGCGGCCGACGCGGTCGAGGCGAACCGGATCGTCACCGACCTGGTCCGGGCCACCGGCGCCGACCGGGTGATGAAGGTCAAGTCGATGGCCACCCAGGAGATCGGCCTGAACGAAGCTCTCGAGGCCGCCGGCATCGAGCCGGTGGAGACCGACCTGGCCGAGCTGATCGTCCAGTTGGGTCGGGACCAGCCCAGCCACATCCTGGTGCCCGCCATCCACCGCAACCGGGCCGAGATCCGGGAGATCTTCCTGCGCGAGATGCCCGGCGTCGACCCGGCGCTGACCGACGAGCCGGCGGCCCTCGCGGCGGCGGCCCGCCGGCACCTGCGCGAGACCTTCCTCAGCACCCGGGTGGCGGTCTCCGGGGCGAACTTCGCCGTCGCCGAGACCGGCACCCTCGCGGTGGTCGAGTCGGAGGGGAACGGCCGGATGTGCCTGACCCTCCCGGAGACCCTGATCACCGTGATGGGCATCGAGAAGGTGATTCCCACCTGGGCCGACCTGGGGGTGTTCCTGCAGCTGCTGCCGCGGGCGTCCACCGGGGAACGGATGAACCCCTACACGTCGATGTGGACCGGGGTCACCCCCGGCGACGGGCCGCAGCAGGTGCACCTGGTGCTGCTGGACAACGGGCGCAGCGCGGTGCTCGCCGACGAGGTCGGGCGGCAGGCGCTGCACTGCATCCGCTGCTCCGCCTGCCTCAACGTCTGCCCGGTGTACGAGCGCACCGGCGGGCACGCGTACGGGTCGGTCTATCCCGGGCCGATCGGCGCGGTGCTCTCCCCGCAGCTCACCGGCGTCGCCGACAACGCCTCCCTGCCGTACGCGTCGTCGCTCTGCGGGGCCTGCTACGACGCCTGCCCGGTGATGATCAACATTCCGGAGCTGCTGGTGCACCTGCGCGCCGGCAGCCCGCACTCGGCCGGCGAGGCGGCGACCATGGCCGCAGCCGCGTACACCATGGACCACCCGCGCCTGTACGCGGCCGCGCAGCGCGCCGCGGGCCTGGGCCGGGTCGCCGGCCGCGCCCTGCCGCCGCCGCTGAACGGCTGGACCGCCAGCCGGGACGTCCCGGCGGCACCCCCGCAGACCTTCCGGCAGTGGTGGGCCGAGCACCGGAGCGGATCGTGA